One Pseudomonas sp. FP1742 genomic window carries:
- the glnL gene encoding nitrogen regulation protein NR(II) → MTISDVLHRLLLDNLTTATILLDAELRLEYMNPAAEMLLAISGQRSHGQFISELFTESTEALNSLRQAVEQAHPFTKREAMLTALTGQTLTVDYAVTPILSNGDTMLLLEVHPRDRLLRITKEEAQLSKQETSKMLVRGLAHEIKNPLGGIRGAAQLLARELPEESLRDYTNVIIEEADRLRNLVDRMLGSNKLPSLAMCNVHEVLERVCQLVEAESQGCITLVRDYDPSIPDVLIDREQMIQAVLNIVRNAMQAISSQNELRLGRISLRTRAMRQFTIGHVRHRLVTKIEIIDNGPGIPAELQETIFFPMVSGRPDGTGLGLAITQNIISQHQGLIECDSHPGHTTFSIFLPLEQGATST, encoded by the coding sequence ATGACCATTAGCGACGTACTACACCGCTTGCTACTCGACAACCTGACCACCGCCACCATCCTGCTCGACGCCGAACTGCGCCTTGAGTACATGAACCCGGCGGCGGAAATGCTCCTGGCCATCAGCGGCCAGCGTAGCCATGGGCAGTTCATCAGTGAGTTGTTCACCGAATCCACCGAAGCGCTGAATTCCCTGCGCCAGGCGGTCGAGCAGGCGCACCCGTTCACCAAGCGCGAAGCGATGCTCACCGCCCTCACCGGCCAGACCCTGACCGTCGACTACGCCGTGACGCCAATCCTGAGCAATGGCGACACGATGCTGCTGCTGGAGGTTCATCCTCGCGACCGCCTCCTGCGGATCACCAAGGAAGAGGCACAACTGTCGAAGCAGGAAACCAGCAAAATGCTGGTGCGTGGCCTCGCCCACGAGATCAAGAACCCTCTCGGCGGCATTCGTGGCGCGGCTCAGTTGCTGGCCCGTGAGCTGCCGGAAGAAAGCCTGCGCGATTACACCAATGTCATCATTGAAGAGGCCGATCGCCTGCGCAATCTGGTGGATCGCATGCTCGGTTCCAACAAATTGCCGTCGCTGGCCATGTGCAACGTCCATGAAGTGCTGGAGCGCGTGTGTCAGTTGGTGGAAGCCGAAAGTCAGGGCTGCATCACTTTGGTGCGCGACTACGATCCAAGTATTCCGGATGTCTTGATCGATCGCGAACAGATGATTCAAGCCGTGCTGAACATCGTGCGCAACGCGATGCAGGCCATCAGCAGCCAGAACGAGCTGCGCCTTGGTCGCATCAGCTTGCGTACCCGCGCCATGCGCCAGTTCACCATCGGCCACGTGCGCCATCGCCTGGTGACCAAGATCGAAATCATCGACAACGGCCCGGGGATCCCCGCCGAGCTGCAGGAAACAATCTTCTTCCCCATGGTCAGCGGCCGCCCGGACGGTACCGGGCTGGGCCTGGCCATTACCCAGAACATCATCAGCCAGCACCAGGGCTTGATCGAATGTGACAGCCATCCAGGCCACACCACGTTCTCGATCTTTCTGCCACTGGAACAAGGAGCCACATCGACATGA
- a CDS encoding DUF4124 domain-containing protein, protein MRAWLLIACLVSLPAMAEVFTYIDAQGNRVFTDQPGTRNAKRVPLATSNRMSANPSGAAPMTAAKTNPANPLFHYDMLRVLVPEPDATIRSSAGELIVSVTSEPGLQRGHRYRLLLDGHPTAEPGPSPVFALSNIDRGSHHLSVEILDEQGRTVERTANQPFHMLRISLAQKRQAKPCTLTDYGQRPECPLKDKPEEEKSFF, encoded by the coding sequence TTGAGGGCCTGGCTGTTGATCGCGTGCCTGGTCAGCCTGCCGGCAATGGCCGAGGTCTTCACATATATCGACGCTCAGGGTAATCGAGTCTTCACCGATCAGCCGGGCACCCGCAACGCCAAACGTGTGCCGTTGGCGACAAGCAATCGAATGTCAGCCAACCCGAGTGGCGCAGCGCCCATGACGGCCGCGAAAACAAACCCGGCCAACCCCCTGTTTCATTACGACATGCTTCGTGTGCTGGTGCCGGAGCCGGATGCCACGATCCGTAGCAGTGCCGGTGAATTGATCGTCAGCGTTACCAGCGAACCCGGCCTGCAACGGGGCCATCGTTACCGTTTGCTGCTGGACGGCCACCCCACTGCCGAACCCGGCCCAAGCCCGGTGTTCGCCCTGAGCAATATCGACCGTGGCAGCCATCACCTGTCGGTGGAAATCCTCGACGAACAGGGCCGCACCGTCGAACGCACGGCTAATCAACCGTTCCACATGCTACGCATTTCCCTGGCGCAGAAACGCCAAGCCAAACCATGCACCCTCACCGACTACGGCCAACGGCCCGAATGCCCTCTCAAAGACAAGCCCGAAGAAGAAAAAAGCTTCTTCTAA
- a CDS encoding DUF4124 domain-containing protein: MRSLLLCLLVLIALPAAAQIYKYTDANGNTAYSNQPPDGVKARPVELPPLNSVERQSPSEPVAPAQASGRDQPHSAYQVLELSGLPTEEALRANNGTFTVSVLINPRLQGAHRLRLLLDGQPYGQPSNVPILQLVNIDRGEHNLAVQVIDGQNVVQQSPTVTFTVQRVHKP, translated from the coding sequence ATGCGCTCATTGTTGTTATGCCTGCTCGTACTGATCGCCCTGCCCGCCGCCGCGCAGATCTATAAGTACACCGACGCCAATGGCAACACCGCCTACAGCAATCAGCCGCCCGACGGCGTCAAAGCCCGGCCGGTCGAATTGCCACCGCTCAACAGCGTCGAGCGTCAGTCGCCCAGCGAACCCGTAGCACCTGCGCAAGCCAGTGGCCGTGACCAACCGCACAGCGCCTATCAGGTGCTGGAGCTGAGCGGCCTGCCCACCGAAGAAGCCTTGCGCGCCAACAACGGCACGTTCACCGTCAGCGTATTGATCAATCCACGCCTGCAAGGTGCTCATCGATTGAGGCTGTTACTGGACGGTCAACCCTACGGCCAGCCGAGCAACGTGCCGATTCTGCAACTGGTGAACATCGACCGTGGCGAACATAACCTTGCGGTTCAGGTGATCGACGGGCAAAACGTCGTGCAACAGAGCCCCACCGTGACGTTCACCGTGCAACGGGTGCATAAACCTTGA
- a CDS encoding chorismate mutase: protein MRLRSSLALLTALLANSAFASPAPAALAPLLGTIEERLAIADQVALSKWDSGKPVEDRQREREVIAGAVALAPDYKLSNEAVEQFFSAQIEANKLVQYAHLSDWHAQGKAPADPRPDLVGQIRPQLDRLQKRLLQQLADFSPYRTDPQCPSWLAKANKTGTQVSLRELAKVRASAELCSASR from the coding sequence ATGCGCCTACGCTCATCCCTTGCCTTGCTCACTGCCCTGCTGGCCAACAGCGCTTTCGCCAGCCCGGCCCCTGCCGCTCTCGCTCCATTGCTGGGCACCATCGAGGAGCGCCTGGCGATTGCCGACCAGGTCGCACTGAGCAAATGGGACAGCGGCAAACCTGTCGAAGATCGTCAGCGCGAGCGTGAGGTAATTGCAGGTGCTGTCGCCTTGGCTCCTGACTATAAATTGAGCAACGAAGCCGTCGAACAGTTTTTTTCGGCGCAGATCGAGGCCAACAAACTGGTGCAATACGCACACCTGTCTGACTGGCATGCACAGGGCAAGGCGCCCGCTGATCCTCGCCCGGATCTGGTCGGGCAGATCCGCCCGCAACTTGATCGGTTACAAAAACGCCTGCTGCAACAACTGGCCGATTTCAGCCCTTATCGCACTGACCCGCAGTGCCCGTCCTGGCTGGCCAAGGCCAACAAAACCGGCACCCAAGTATCTCTGCGCGAGCTCGCCAAGGTACGCGCCAGCGCTGAGTTGTGCAGCGCCAGCCGCTGA